Genomic window (Pyrus communis chromosome 13, drPyrComm1.1, whole genome shotgun sequence):
CGCTGCCAGCTACATTACTGGACAGGTAATGTTTTCTTTAAGATCTGGTACTTTTCCTTGGACGGATACGAAAAGGGCACATTAGTGATCTAGTGTTTCTGCTCGTCCGTTGTAGGTCTTGACCATCGATGGAGGGATGGTGATGTGAGAGGCTGGGTCCGGGTCCGGGTCCGGCACCCCTACGAGCTTCGTCTTACTGAAAGTTTCAGAGGCTTTTCTTTACCTTCCAATCTTGGCGGCTACTAGTTTCAACGAGGAATTGAATAGAAAAGTAGAAAGGATTTTGCTACTTAATATTTTTAACGAAGATTGTTTTCGCTGATCACTCTTTGTACGTGTAGTGGTTTCCATCCAAATCGCATAAAGAGCGTTAGTAAAATTTGTGGTTCAAAACATAGTGAAGCTTCTGTTATTTCTTCCCCTAGTCGTTTACATTCTCCTTTAATTTTACATTCTGGGTTGTAGGAAATGAACAGATATGGATGTTCGTCCCTAATTCCTCGAAAGAAAGAGAAGCTATATCTATGCTGGCTCCTAGCAACAAAAATGGGACTCACCGTGCGTAAATCTTCTGCTCCTCACTTTCTACCAACTGCTGTACGGATAACTTCGTTCCATTTGAGCCATCTTACCAGTTAGAGCCTTAATCCTCGAACATGCCTTCATCCGATATGCTTGCAGACTCAGTCCCGTTAACAAGAGGCTGGTCCGACAAATCAACATTGGAGTCGTGTAAGAAGCTGAAATCAAAGTCATCGtcgtcatcatcttcatcatcgtcATTTAAGCTCGTCTCTTCTTCTTCGATTTGTCTTGGTTTTATACCCTTGGCTTCTCTTTCCATCCGTTGCTTGATGCAATCGTCATACGACATTTCATACCAAACATTGCTCTTTCCCACAATTGCTTTGTTATGAGCATCCGTCAGCCGCTCTTGCTTGCTCTTCTCTGAGTTCTTTGGTTCTCCCCAGTAGTCATACCGATACAGAGGGTTTTGCGGGTCATATTGATCCTTCCCAAAGTAACTGGATTCCACAAACCTTCCCGGCTCTTCAAGTGGTAAACCAAGAGCTTTACGGCTGCACAGCAAGTCACACAGTTATTGCTTAGTTTCAGGAAAAGCAATACAAATTAGCCACAGCCCAGTAGGAAGTGAATATGATGCATAGTCAACGACATTGCGGGATTACCACTTTAATGCTTAATTGCATTGGTGATATTATGGATTAAAAACCAGATTGTACATTTCTACaaaaagtacaaaaatataACACTGATGGCCATACCAGCTTATGTCTCTGATCAACGCTTCTCTTTCCTCAAAGGATCGGCGCCAATGTAGAAAGTCATactcatccatttcatcattccGCCTCATATTGGTAACTTTGTattcctctcctctctcttccgCTTCCTTCTTTACTGCATTACGTAGCTGCAGGCAAACataaaagaacaaataaataaagtgAGAGTGTTCTTTTCCTCAGCCAACTTATATATCGCAAAGCAAAAGGAAACGCAACAGTCAATATAGGGCTTTGAGCAAATGTAATACTCAAGAATATAAATCTAACAGGCAACGGAACAGCTGACCTGGCGCTCAGCAAATGCAGCCTCCAAATCAAGTTCTTTAACGCTAGTTTTCTGCGtacaaaaatgaagaacaatCAGTGAATGTCATATCATATATTCATAGAACACACTGCAATGTCACTGGAGAATCATTTACCAGAATCACTTTCGGTATTACAGTTTTCTTATACTGGGCTGTTGTATATTCAACATTGTTTTTTTCATCGTAATCTTCAGGATCAGATAACTCTGACAGTTTTTTGCCCTCGTATTTATCAGGATTAGCCTCCAAATCATTCAAAATCATTTGCTCAGCAACATGTATCTGCCACAACTGCATCAAGATGATAACGCTAGTTAATGAGTAGCATGATGGTGATAGTGAAAAGTCAATTTTGATTTGAAGGACTCAAGACAAACAAAGAATatccatatacataaacaaagaGTATGGCATTTTAGATATAACATAACAACATTTCAGATACTAAAGATTTACCTTATCAACATAAGGGTGATTCGACAATAAAGGTTCCTCTACTGGATTGTCCTTCAGATCCTTCCTGGGGATAGGAGGCCTTCCACAATCACGCTGAAAAGTGGAACAGAGCGGAGCAAAAGCATAAGCATGTGCTGATATTAAATACTATGACTAAATGCTTCATAGAGCACTGAACTGTATGAAATGACTGAAGGTAAAAAAACTAAAGATGTGATTGAAATTGTGAAACTGTGGATCCCCAGTTGCAACAATAAGCTAATGATAGGCATAATAACAGGGGCCAGGGGAAAGgtggaaaaaataaaacttaaaggAAAATCACACACCCGCAATTCATCTGGATTAGTATCTTCATCACGATGAAATATTGGCGAAAAGTCAAATCTGTTAAATCTGGAAAAGTGGACGGAAATACGAGATATCAAAAAGCAAATAAGCCTGAACAGAATTTAAACCTAGAAGCATACTTAATCAAACGAAGGGGAGGACTGAAAGTCTGTTAGTAGAAGTACATACATCAGGTGGTCTATATTTGGATAAACAAAACGCATTTCAATGGGAAATCGGAAGCGGTAAGGATCTCTCTTTGCCTGCAAAAGAGAAATTTAGTGAGAGAAAAGATCCACAAGAAATAT
Coding sequences:
- the LOC137712687 gene encoding protein PLASTID TRANSCRIPTIONALLY ACTIVE 10; translated protein: MQVLQTPHQFFTFPKALNPKFSNPHAKHLHHHHNHHLPWRPLLFKSKAFSTDEFPVDETFLENFGPKDKETEDEARKRNWVERGWAPWEEILSPEADFARKSLNEGEEVALQSPEAIEAFRMLRPSYRKKKMEEMGLTEDDYYREQFKIKGDIPEPLKTVWAAPLVVRLIPPRDWPPRGWEVDKKELEYIREAHKLQAVRVRLDELESKKTTATMETDDLCLDRYKVFLKQYKEWVAANKDRLEEESYKYDQDYHPGRRKRGKDYKEGMYELPFYYPGQICEGKVTAVALYQGAFVDIGGVHDGWVPIKNNDWYWIRHHIKVGMPVIVEILAKRDPYRFRFPIEMRFVYPNIDHLIFNRFDFSPIFHRDEDTNPDELRRDCGRPPIPRKDLKDNPVEEPLLSNHPYVDKLWQIHVAEQMILNDLEANPDKYEGKKLSELSDPEDYDEKNNVEYTTAQYKKTVIPKVILKTSVKELDLEAAFAERQLRNAVKKEAEERGEEYKVTNMRRNDEMDEYDFLHWRRSFEEREALIRDISCRKALGLPLEEPGRFVESSYFGKDQYDPQNPLYRYDYWGEPKNSEKSKQERLTDAHNKAIVGKSNVWYEMSYDDCIKQRMEREAKGIKPRQIEEEETSLNDDDEDDDDDDFDFSFLHDSNVDLSDQPLVNGTESASISDEGMFED